One Cellulomonas sp. NS3 genomic region harbors:
- the upp gene encoding uracil phosphoribosyltransferase, whose amino-acid sequence MRLHVADHPLVAHKLTVLRDKDTASPTFRLLVDELVTLLAYEATREVHVEPHEIETPVARTTGTKLADPRPLVVPILRAGLGMLEGMTRLLPTAEVGFLGMQRDETTLEAITYANRLPDDLSGRQCFLLDPMLATGGTLVAAIDYLFALGARDVTAVCLLAAPEGLKVVEDAVGDRVDVKVVVAAVDERLNEKAYIVPGLGDAGDRLYGVV is encoded by the coding sequence ATGCGCCTGCACGTCGCCGACCACCCGCTCGTCGCCCACAAGCTGACGGTGCTGCGGGACAAGGACACGGCCTCCCCCACGTTCCGCCTCCTCGTCGACGAGCTCGTGACCCTCCTGGCCTACGAGGCCACGCGGGAGGTGCACGTCGAGCCCCACGAGATCGAGACCCCGGTCGCGCGGACCACGGGCACCAAGCTCGCCGACCCGCGCCCGCTCGTCGTGCCGATCCTGCGTGCGGGCCTCGGGATGCTCGAGGGCATGACGCGCCTGCTCCCGACGGCCGAGGTCGGCTTCCTCGGGATGCAGCGCGACGAGACGACGCTCGAGGCGATCACGTACGCGAACCGCCTGCCCGACGACCTGTCGGGTCGTCAGTGCTTCCTGCTCGACCCGATGCTCGCGACCGGCGGCACCCTCGTCGCGGCGATCGACTACCTGTTCGCGCTGGGTGCCCGCGACGTCACCGCGGTGTGCCTGCTCGCCGCGCCCGAGGGCCTCAAGGTCGTCGAGGACGCCGTCGGCGACCGGGTCGACGTCAAGGTCGTCGTCGCGGCCGTCGACGAGCGGCTCAACGAGAAGGCGTACATCGTCCCGGGGCTCGGCGACGCGGGGGACCGGCTGTACGGCGTCGTCTGA
- a CDS encoding methionine ABC transporter permease: MSFLDDLVTSPVIQEKLPEATFETLAMVGVSSLLTAVLGLPLGLLLAATARGGLTSNALVNGVVGFVANVVRSVPFLILMIAVIPFTRLVVGTSLGWEAAVVPLTIGAVPFFARLVETSVREVSPGKVEAARVIGATRSGIVVQVLVREALPALVASLTVTVIALVGYSAMAGVIGGGGLGALAISYGYQRFDPPVMVACVVVIVLIVVVVQAVGDALARRLDHR, encoded by the coding sequence GAGACGCTGGCGATGGTCGGCGTGTCGTCGCTGCTCACCGCGGTGCTGGGCCTCCCGCTCGGCCTCCTGCTCGCGGCGACCGCGCGGGGCGGCCTCACGTCGAACGCGCTCGTCAACGGCGTCGTCGGCTTCGTCGCCAACGTCGTGCGGTCGGTGCCGTTCCTCATCCTCATGATCGCGGTCATCCCGTTCACGCGGCTCGTCGTCGGCACGTCGCTCGGCTGGGAGGCGGCCGTCGTCCCGCTGACGATCGGTGCGGTGCCGTTCTTCGCCCGGCTCGTCGAGACCTCGGTGCGCGAGGTCAGCCCTGGCAAGGTCGAGGCCGCGCGGGTCATCGGGGCGACGCGCTCCGGGATCGTCGTGCAGGTGCTCGTCCGCGAGGCTCTCCCGGCGCTCGTCGCGAGCCTCACGGTCACGGTCATCGCGCTCGTCGGGTACTCCGCGATGGCCGGGGTGATCGGCGGCGGCGGGCTCGGCGCGCTCGCCATCTCGTACGGGTACCAGCGCTTCGACCCGCCCGTGATGGTCGCGTGCGTGGTCGTCATCGTGCTCATCGTCGTCGTCGTGCAGGCGGTGGGCGACGCGCTGGCGCGCCGCCTCGACCACCGCTGA
- a CDS encoding MetQ/NlpA family ABC transporter substrate-binding protein, with the protein MRKTLSTLALTTAAALVLASCGSGSEETPAADDVAETSGVTTLQVGASPVPHAEILEFVDEELAENAGLDLDIVTFDDYVLPNTALAEGELDANYFQHLPYFESQVEEQGYEFDHFEGVHIEPLGIYSEKLESLDDVPDGGTVGITNDPGNQARALDLLEANDLITLEDTGDALPTLLDVAENPKNLDLIETAPEQLVRALPDVDLAIINGNFALEADLNPAEDSLVLESGEDNPYANFLAFRSEDKDSEALATLDELLHSADVKAFIEERWPNGEVLPAF; encoded by the coding sequence ATGAGGAAGACCCTGAGCACCCTCGCGCTCACCACCGCCGCAGCCCTGGTCCTCGCGTCGTGCGGCTCGGGCTCCGAGGAGACGCCGGCGGCCGACGACGTCGCCGAGACCAGCGGCGTCACGACCCTCCAGGTCGGCGCCAGCCCCGTGCCGCACGCCGAGATCCTCGAGTTCGTCGACGAGGAGCTCGCCGAGAACGCGGGTCTCGACCTCGACATCGTGACGTTCGACGACTACGTGCTGCCGAACACCGCGCTGGCGGAGGGCGAGCTCGACGCCAACTACTTCCAGCACCTGCCGTACTTCGAGTCGCAGGTCGAGGAGCAGGGCTACGAGTTCGACCACTTCGAGGGCGTCCACATCGAGCCGCTCGGGATCTACTCGGAGAAGCTCGAGTCGCTCGACGACGTGCCGGACGGCGGCACGGTCGGCATCACGAACGACCCCGGCAACCAGGCGCGTGCGCTCGACCTGCTCGAGGCGAACGACCTCATCACGCTCGAGGACACCGGCGACGCGCTGCCGACGCTGCTCGACGTCGCGGAGAACCCGAAGAACCTCGATCTCATCGAGACGGCGCCCGAGCAGCTCGTCCGTGCGCTCCCGGACGTCGACCTCGCGATCATCAACGGCAACTTCGCGCTCGAGGCGGACCTGAACCCCGCCGAGGACTCGCTCGTGCTGGAGTCCGGCGAGGACAACCCGTACGCCAACTTCCTGGCGTTCCGGTCCGAGGACAAGGACTCCGAGGCGCTCGCGACGCTCGACGAGCTGCTCCACTCGGCGGATGTCAAGGCGTTCATCGAGGAGCGGTGGCCGAACGGCGAGGTCCTGCCCGCGTTCTGA